The genomic interval TGTGCGCCACGAACGGGCCCGTGGTCTCGATCCGCTCGTGCAGGGCGCGGAGTTGGGGCTCGTGGGCCTCGACCGTGAAGTCGGGCACCATCCAGATCACCTTGCGCAGGAAGTGGACGACGGCCGCGATGTCGTGGAACTCCATGCGCAGCCGCTCGGCGCGGAGTTCGACGATCTCAAGCCCCGCCGCCTCGGCGCCGGCCCGCTCGCGTTCGGGGTCGCGGGCGCCGCTGACGGCCTCCGGCTGGGGGCCGAGGAAGTGCTCGACGAGTTCGAAGGCGCTGTGGGGGCCGACGTGTTGGGCGAAGTACGTGCCGCCGGGGCGCAGGACGCGGGCGATCTCCGGCCAGTTGGCGCGGACCGGGTGGCGGCTCAGGACGAGGTCGAACGCGGCGTCGGCGAAGGGCAGCGGGGCGTCCTCGGCCGCGGCGACCACCACGACACCGCGCGAGCGGAGCAGTTCGGTGGCCTTGGCGACGTTCGGCGGCCAGCCCTCGGTGGCGGCGACGAGCATCGGGGGCTGCGCGGCGGCCCGGCTCAGGGCGAAGTCGAAGACCTCCCCGCCCCCGGTCTGGACGTCCAGGGCGGTGGTCGCGCGCGAGAGCCGGTCCCCTGCGGAACGCGCGTACCCCCACGAGGGCCGCGCCTCGGTGGCCCGGCCCTCGAACCAGGAGAAGTCCCAGCCCTCGGTGGGGACGGCGACGCCTTCCGCGACGAGGTCCTCGAAGCTGCCCGTACCGCTCCCGCTGTTGTCCATGGGGCGATGGTCGCAGGGCGTTGTCAGTGGGCGCTGCTAATTTCCGAAGCATGGCGAGCGATGGCACCAACACGGGTACGGGCAACGGGGATACGGGGCTGCCGTACCACGGCGACGAGAAGGCGATGCTGCACGCGAGCCTGGACCGGGTCCGGGACGCGGTGCTGTGGAAGCTGGACGGACTGGACGAGGAGCAGGCCAGACGCCCGATGACACCCTCGGGCACGAGCCTGCTCGGGCTGGTGAAGCATCTGGCGTCGGTGGAGTACGGCTACTTCGTGGAGAGCTACGGCCGCGAGGTGGAGCCGCTGTGGTTCGACGCGTACCAGGGCGAGGACATGGCCGCGGGCCCGGACGAGACGACCGAACAGATCGTCGCCTTCTACGGCCGTGCCCGCGCCGCCGCCGACCGCACGATCGCGGAGCTGCCGCTGGACGCGGTCGGCCGGCCGCCGTGGCGCAAGCACTCCGTGTCGCTGCGCTGGGTGCTGGTCGACCTGATCGAGGAGACGGCGAGACACGCGGGGCACATGGACATCGTGCGGGAGTTGATCGACGGGGCGGCGGGGGATCACCGGCCGGGGTAGCGGGCCGGGGCGTCGTGGTTGGCGGGTCGGCGTGGTTGGCGGGTCTGCGGGCCGGTGGGGGCTGGTCGCGCAGTTCCCCGCGCCCCTGGGGGGTGGGTGTCAGCGGCGCTTTTGAGTGTGCGGGGAGGGCGTCAGGGGATGAGTGTCCTGACCTCCTCGGCCGCGAAGCGTACGAAGCCCTCCGGGTCGGGTTCGTCGCCGGTGGGCTGGAGGATCACCGTGTCGGCGCCGGCCTCCGCGAGGCG from Streptomyces sp. NBC_01288 carries:
- a CDS encoding DinB family protein, with translation MASDGTNTGTGNGDTGLPYHGDEKAMLHASLDRVRDAVLWKLDGLDEEQARRPMTPSGTSLLGLVKHLASVEYGYFVESYGREVEPLWFDAYQGEDMAAGPDETTEQIVAFYGRARAAADRTIAELPLDAVGRPPWRKHSVSLRWVLVDLIEETARHAGHMDIVRELIDGAAGDHRPG
- a CDS encoding class I SAM-dependent methyltransferase, whose product is MDNSGSGTGSFEDLVAEGVAVPTEGWDFSWFEGRATEARPSWGYARSAGDRLSRATTALDVQTGGGEVFDFALSRAAAQPPMLVAATEGWPPNVAKATELLRSRGVVVVAAAEDAPLPFADAAFDLVLSRHPVRANWPEIARVLRPGGTYFAQHVGPHSAFELVEHFLGPQPEAVSGARDPERERAGAEAAGLEIVELRAERLRMEFHDIAAVVHFLRKVIWMVPDFTVEAHEPQLRALHERIETTGPFVAHSTRHLFDIRKPHA